From Bacillus pumilus, one genomic window encodes:
- a CDS encoding methionine biosynthesis PLP-dependent protein has translation MTEHVETTLAQIGNRSEEATGTVSPPVYLSTAYRHRGIGESTGFDYIRTKNPTRQLVEDAIASLEEGTAGFAFSSGMAAIQTIMALFESGDELIVSSDLYGGTYRLFENEWKKYGLRFLYDDFSDEDCLRSKITPNTKAVFIETPTNPLMQEADIQKIAKIAKEHGALVIVDNTFYTPVLQKPITFGADIVIHSATKYLGGHNDVLAGLVVTKGEQLSEDMFQHQNAIGAVLSPFDSWLLMRGMKTLALRMRQHEANAKELAEFLKKQPEIQDVLYPGKGGMLSFRVAKEDWVNPFLKQLKTICFAESLGGIESFITYPATQTHMDIPEEIRIANGVCNKLLRFSVGIEHVDDLKADLKQALSQVKEEVHAK, from the coding sequence ATGACAGAACATGTGGAAACGACATTAGCGCAAATTGGAAACCGCAGCGAAGAGGCGACTGGCACGGTCAGTCCCCCCGTTTATCTTTCAACAGCATACAGACATAGAGGCATAGGGGAATCAACCGGATTTGATTACATTCGAACGAAAAACCCAACAAGGCAGCTTGTAGAGGATGCGATTGCTTCACTCGAAGAAGGGACGGCCGGCTTTGCCTTCAGTTCGGGAATGGCTGCGATCCAAACGATCATGGCATTATTTGAAAGCGGAGATGAACTCATCGTCTCATCAGACCTATATGGCGGTACATACCGTTTGTTTGAAAACGAATGGAAAAAGTACGGCTTACGTTTTCTTTACGATGATTTTTCAGATGAAGACTGTTTACGTTCTAAAATCACGCCAAACACAAAAGCGGTCTTTATTGAAACGCCGACAAATCCACTTATGCAGGAAGCGGATATTCAAAAAATAGCGAAGATTGCAAAAGAACACGGCGCTTTGGTCATTGTCGATAACACCTTTTACACACCCGTTTTGCAAAAGCCGATTACGTTTGGAGCGGACATTGTTATCCATAGCGCAACCAAATATTTAGGCGGACACAATGACGTCCTTGCCGGTCTTGTGGTGACAAAAGGAGAGCAGCTGTCTGAAGACATGTTCCAGCATCAAAACGCAATTGGAGCCGTTTTATCTCCGTTTGACTCATGGCTTTTAATGAGAGGAATGAAAACACTGGCTCTTAGAATGCGCCAGCACGAGGCAAATGCGAAGGAGCTGGCAGAGTTTTTAAAGAAACAGCCAGAAATTCAAGATGTCCTTTACCCAGGCAAGGGAGGAATGCTGTCATTCCGTGTAGCCAAGGAGGACTGGGTCAATCCATTTTTGAAGCAGCTGAAAACGATCTGTTTTGCTGAAAGTCTTGGCGGAATCGAAAGCTTTATTACGTATCCTGCAACGCAAACGCATATGGATATCCCAGAGGAGATTCGCATTGCAAATGGCGTTTGTAACAAACTGCTCCGTTTCTCCGTTGGCATTGAGCACGTAGATGACCTGAAAGCAGACCTGAAACAGGCACTATCACAAGTAAAAGAGGAGGTACACGCCAAATGA
- a CDS encoding esterase family protein, producing the protein MVKKTGIIQEETLHSKELGADMTLLIYLPVNYSPLYTYHVIIAQDGHDYFRLGKIGRQAEELMQNKEMERSIIIGVPYENVSERRNTYHPDGTKFEAYKRFLANELVPYIDTHYPTYQIGSGRTFIGDSLGATISLMTAIDYPSLFGGLILQSPYVDDSVLEAVKQSTALSPYAIIHQIGVEETAVKTTDGQVLDFIQTNEDLKALLEQSGADYLFETFEGDHKWTFWQPLIAPSLKRMLPYSLIN; encoded by the coding sequence ATGGTGAAGAAAACAGGCATTATTCAAGAAGAAACCTTACATTCAAAAGAACTTGGGGCGGATATGACCCTTTTGATCTATTTGCCAGTCAATTACTCCCCCCTTTATACATATCATGTCATCATTGCCCAAGATGGTCATGATTATTTCCGCTTAGGCAAAATAGGCAGACAGGCGGAAGAATTGATGCAAAACAAAGAAATGGAACGCTCGATTATCATTGGTGTCCCTTATGAAAATGTCTCGGAAAGACGGAATACGTATCATCCAGATGGCACAAAGTTTGAAGCATATAAACGCTTTTTAGCAAATGAACTTGTCCCGTATATTGATACGCACTATCCAACCTATCAAATTGGATCAGGACGCACGTTTATTGGTGATTCGCTAGGTGCTACGATTTCTCTTATGACAGCGATTGATTATCCTTCTTTATTTGGCGGGCTGATTTTGCAGTCTCCTTACGTTGATGATTCAGTCCTAGAAGCCGTTAAACAGTCGACAGCCCTTTCTCCTTATGCCATTATCCATCAAATTGGGGTGGAAGAAACGGCTGTGAAAACGACAGATGGCCAAGTGCTTGATTTTATTCAGACGAACGAAGATTTAAAAGCCCTTCTTGAACAGTCAGGTGCGGATTATTTATTTGAGACATTCGAAGGGGATCATAAATGGACGTTTTGGCAGCCGCTCATTGCGCCTTCGTTAAAAAGAATGCTCCCATATTCGTTAATCAACTGA
- a CDS encoding YjcZ family sporulation protein, giving the protein MSCYGYGGGSCGGYGGGYGGGYGSTFVLVVVLFILLIIVGASFFN; this is encoded by the coding sequence ATGAGTTGTTACGGTTACGGTGGCGGTTCTTGCGGCGGCTACGGCGGAGGTTATGGCGGCGGATATGGATCAACATTTGTTCTTGTCGTCGTGCTTTTCATCCTTCTAATCATCGTTGGTGCTTCTTTCTTTAACTAA
- a CDS encoding YjcG family protein → MKYGVVIFPSKKLQDIANSYRKRYDPNYALIPPHLTLRTPFELTDLEAAEVVSTLREYAKNASPITLRIKKFSSFAPVNNVIYMKVEPNEEIMALNERLYADPLAGTPEYAFVPHVTVAQKLSDDEHSDVLGTLKLRKIDHEETVDRFHLLYQLENGSWTVYETFILGEEG, encoded by the coding sequence ATGAAATACGGAGTTGTTATATTTCCATCAAAAAAATTGCAAGATATTGCGAACTCTTACCGGAAGCGTTATGATCCGAACTATGCACTCATACCGCCTCATTTAACATTAAGAACACCTTTTGAATTAACGGATCTAGAAGCGGCTGAGGTCGTCTCAACGTTAAGAGAGTATGCAAAAAATGCTTCTCCTATTACGTTACGTATTAAAAAATTCAGTTCATTCGCTCCTGTAAACAACGTCATTTATATGAAAGTAGAACCGAACGAGGAAATCATGGCGCTCAATGAAAGGTTGTACGCAGATCCACTTGCTGGCACACCTGAATATGCTTTTGTTCCGCATGTGACAGTAGCTCAAAAACTATCAGATGATGAGCATTCAGACGTACTTGGTACATTAAAGCTGAGAAAGATTGACCATGAAGAAACCGTGGATCGCTTCCACCTTTTATATCAGTTAGAGAACGGATCTTGGACCGTCTATGAAACATTTATTTTAGGAGAAGAGGGTTAA
- a CDS encoding GNAT family N-acetyltransferase, translating to MKTVIATAQIQREDAYYVRKEVFVKEQEVPLEIEIDELEDEAIHFVIYNDEMKPQAAARLRIIEGPKAKLERICVLKEARAFGLGHKLLEALETEAIANGAKEAVMHAQVQALPFYEKKGYKAVSEPFEEAGITHVKMTKTLSV from the coding sequence TTGAAAACAGTCATCGCAACAGCACAAATACAACGAGAAGATGCATACTACGTTCGAAAAGAAGTGTTCGTAAAAGAACAAGAAGTCCCGTTAGAGATTGAAATAGATGAACTAGAGGACGAGGCCATTCATTTTGTCATTTATAATGATGAAATGAAGCCTCAGGCAGCCGCTAGACTGCGGATCATTGAAGGGCCAAAGGCAAAGCTGGAACGAATTTGTGTGTTAAAAGAGGCGCGCGCTTTCGGCCTTGGCCACAAACTATTAGAAGCGCTGGAAACAGAAGCCATTGCTAATGGAGCGAAGGAAGCGGTTATGCACGCACAAGTCCAAGCTCTTCCTTTCTACGAAAAGAAAGGCTACAAAGCCGTTTCTGAACCGTTTGAAGAAGCAGGGATCACACATGTCAAAATGACAAAAACACTATCTGTTTGA
- a CDS encoding stage VI sporulation protein F — protein sequence MDNKFFKSVENKTGVNMNDVFKLAGSLQNANFKDEATVRGVIKKVAQLANKRVPKEMEDKIVQSITSGKEKLDFNTIAKMMNNKK from the coding sequence ATGGATAATAAATTCTTTAAAAGCGTTGAAAATAAAACGGGTGTGAATATGAATGATGTTTTTAAGCTTGCAGGTTCTTTGCAAAATGCCAACTTTAAAGATGAAGCAACGGTTCGAGGCGTCATTAAAAAAGTAGCGCAGCTTGCGAATAAGCGTGTACCTAAAGAAATGGAAGACAAAATCGTTCAATCGATTACAAGTGGAAAAGAAAAGCTTGATTTCAATACAATCGCTAAAATGATGAACAACAAAAAATAA
- a CDS encoding ATP-dependent helicase, producing the protein MKCARRHDRTISLHTYSREHYQFLHDEGKKGHLSCPYCGQPVFFRLNIHEEPAFIHKHMTQQEMCEQAEEQEDQKKNAEQEESASYKELGGFRFPTGKQIISQTNESYDWQEPRSIQFSDALHLEENEQAHTIDLFPHITFSTPQLQAVTHKDGPMLVLAGAGSGKTRVLTARAAYLMSHHHIPAHHILLVTFTTKASSEMKERLRKQYQLHPSQASQVVTGTFHSLFYKMLLHDDASKWNGQHLIKFDWQKEQYIRKAIMNEGLDEKDYPTDQVLQSIGFWKNAFLPGELPDLKDEKEKHMWTIYQSYEQQKRDNQQFDFDDMAIACLHMLTEQPELLKRYQERFKYILVDEFQDINPVQYQLIQLLAGESEQLFCVGDDDQAIYAFRGSNPAFILEFKRDYPSAQIVHLHANYRSHHTIVASADAIIKKNQHRYEKTLKAVRAETIPPTLFYPYDEEEEATMIVADIQEKIKNGTKPNDICVLFRTNTGGRAIYERLHQSAIPYETEAGVKAFYSRRIVRVLLAFLSLSQDADDVAAMKQLLPVFFLKQQTLNTMKALTITEDCSMVDALGKLTDIQPFQRKKLQSIVPLFRTLRTLKPSDAVAFIELKMGLGDYLKKRVNDTNVLEKGADDVRDVKTAAKRFETIEAFLAHAEHMKSAEKEKTDEPGVQLMTIHRAKGLEFQTVYITCVVDGALPHDFSLDELRNGDEEALEEERRLLYVAMTRAEQSLYLSVPSFRRGKTAHRSRFLYPLLKKNRELFTEKQQAPL; encoded by the coding sequence TTGAAATGCGCACGACGACATGATCGAACGATCTCATTACATACGTATTCGAGAGAACATTATCAATTCCTCCATGACGAGGGAAAAAAAGGGCACTTATCCTGCCCATATTGCGGACAACCAGTCTTTTTCAGATTAAATATACATGAAGAACCTGCCTTTATTCATAAACATATGACTCAGCAAGAGATGTGTGAACAAGCAGAAGAACAAGAAGATCAGAAAAAAAATGCAGAGCAAGAGGAAAGTGCTTCCTATAAAGAACTTGGGGGCTTCCGTTTTCCAACAGGTAAACAAATCATCTCGCAAACGAATGAATCATATGACTGGCAGGAACCAAGGTCGATTCAATTTAGCGATGCGTTACATTTAGAAGAGAATGAACAAGCACATACCATCGATCTCTTTCCGCATATTACCTTTAGCACACCGCAGCTTCAAGCTGTCACACATAAAGACGGTCCGATGCTTGTGCTGGCTGGCGCTGGCAGCGGGAAAACAAGAGTCCTGACAGCAAGAGCGGCATATCTCATGTCACATCATCATATTCCTGCTCACCATATCTTACTCGTGACTTTCACCACAAAAGCCAGCAGTGAAATGAAAGAAAGACTGCGCAAGCAATACCAGCTGCACCCATCACAAGCAAGCCAAGTGGTGACAGGCACCTTCCACAGTCTTTTTTATAAAATGCTGCTTCACGATGACGCAAGCAAATGGAACGGCCAGCACCTGATCAAGTTTGACTGGCAGAAGGAACAGTACATTCGAAAAGCCATCATGAATGAAGGACTTGATGAGAAAGACTACCCTACCGATCAAGTACTGCAATCGATCGGCTTTTGGAAAAATGCTTTTTTACCAGGCGAGCTTCCTGATTTGAAAGATGAAAAGGAAAAGCACATGTGGACGATTTATCAATCTTATGAACAACAAAAACGAGACAATCAGCAATTTGACTTTGATGACATGGCGATTGCCTGCTTGCACATGCTGACAGAACAGCCTGAACTGCTGAAACGATATCAAGAACGGTTCAAGTATATTTTAGTGGATGAATTTCAGGATATTAATCCAGTTCAATATCAATTGATTCAGCTGTTAGCTGGAGAATCTGAGCAGCTATTTTGTGTAGGTGATGATGATCAAGCCATTTATGCCTTTAGGGGCAGCAATCCTGCTTTCATTCTTGAATTCAAACGTGACTATCCTTCGGCTCAAATCGTCCATTTACATGCGAATTACCGGTCGCATCATACGATTGTCGCAAGTGCGGATGCCATTATTAAGAAAAATCAGCATCGTTATGAAAAAACGTTAAAAGCCGTCCGTGCGGAGACAATCCCGCCTACGCTCTTTTATCCATATGACGAGGAAGAGGAAGCGACCATGATCGTGGCAGATATTCAGGAGAAAATTAAAAACGGCACAAAGCCGAATGATATCTGCGTGCTCTTTCGCACCAATACAGGAGGCCGCGCGATTTATGAGCGTCTGCATCAATCCGCGATTCCGTATGAGACGGAGGCTGGTGTCAAAGCCTTCTACAGCAGACGAATTGTTCGGGTTCTTCTCGCCTTCCTCTCTTTAAGTCAGGATGCCGATGATGTGGCTGCTATGAAACAGCTGCTTCCGGTTTTCTTTTTAAAGCAGCAGACCTTGAACACGATGAAGGCACTGACCATCACGGAAGATTGTTCAATGGTAGACGCACTCGGAAAACTAACAGATATTCAGCCGTTTCAACGGAAAAAGCTGCAATCCATTGTTCCTCTGTTCCGCACGTTACGAACGTTAAAGCCGTCTGACGCTGTGGCGTTTATTGAACTAAAGATGGGACTTGGTGATTACTTAAAAAAACGAGTGAACGATACGAATGTGCTTGAAAAAGGGGCGGATGATGTACGAGATGTAAAAACCGCCGCCAAACGCTTTGAAACGATTGAAGCCTTTCTCGCACATGCCGAACATATGAAATCTGCCGAAAAGGAAAAAACAGATGAACCAGGTGTTCAGCTCATGACGATTCACCGCGCAAAGGGACTTGAATTCCAAACGGTGTACATCACTTGCGTGGTCGACGGAGCACTGCCTCATGATTTCTCACTCGATGAACTAAGAAACGGTGATGAAGAAGCCCTAGAAGAAGAACGCCGTTTATTATACGTGGCCATGACAAGAGCTGAACAATCTCTTTATCTATCTGTTCCATCATTTAGACGTGGAAAAACCGCTCATCGCTCGCGCTTTTTGTATCCCCTACTAAAGAAAAACCGAGAATTATTCACAGAAAAACAACAGGCCCCCCTTTAA